The following are from one region of the Hydrogenophaga sp. BPS33 genome:
- a CDS encoding SurA N-terminal domain-containing protein translates to MFDTIRNHKKYLMGFLMILIIPSFVLFGIEGYTRFSESGEAVATVNGKDITKAEWDQVHQQESQRLREAMPTLDARLLDGEAARYATLERLVRQRVLGTAADKLNLYTSDARLARDLQQNEAIATLRKPDGSLDVEAYRQLVGRQGMTPEMFEARVRADLSQRQVSQGILGSGFAPTALASISLNAFFERREVRVARFAATDFAAQVKPTDADVEAFYNANLGSFQAPEQADIEYLVLDAAALQNAVVFNEGDLRTYYEQNAPRLSGTEERRASHILLTVPAGASADDKAAVRKRAEELLAQVRAKPASFAEVAKAQSQDPGSAAKGGDLGYFDRNAMVKPFADAVFSMQKGAISDVVESDFGFHIVQLADIKAPPVRSFESMRPEIEAELKKQQAQKQYAEAADTFSNLVYEQADSLQPAADRLKLQIRKATVQRQPQAGATGALASERLLGALFDSEALDKKRNTEAIDTGSGQLVSARVVQHSPAHTRPLAEVKEQVRARLVAERSAELARAQGEKQLAAWKSGTAATGLAAAVTVSRENPQGLTQPVLDAALRADPKQLPAWVGVNLAGEGYAVVKVEQVLPRDTRNAQALAQEVQQYSQWWSSAENEAYIETLKERYKARILVSQPAAVAAGPAR, encoded by the coding sequence ATGTTTGACACCATTCGCAATCACAAGAAGTACCTCATGGGCTTCCTGATGATCCTGATCATTCCCTCGTTCGTGCTGTTCGGTATCGAAGGCTATACGCGCTTCAGCGAAAGCGGCGAGGCGGTGGCCACGGTCAATGGCAAGGACATCACCAAAGCCGAATGGGACCAGGTGCACCAGCAGGAATCGCAACGCCTGCGCGAGGCCATGCCCACGCTCGATGCCCGCCTGCTCGACGGCGAAGCTGCGCGCTACGCCACGCTGGAGCGTCTGGTGCGCCAGCGCGTTCTCGGAACCGCCGCCGACAAGCTCAACCTCTACACCAGCGACGCGCGCCTGGCGCGCGACCTGCAGCAGAACGAAGCCATCGCCACGCTGCGCAAGCCCGATGGCTCGCTCGACGTCGAGGCCTATCGCCAGTTGGTGGGCCGCCAAGGCATGACGCCCGAGATGTTCGAAGCACGCGTGCGCGCCGACCTGTCGCAGCGCCAGGTGTCGCAAGGCATTCTGGGCTCGGGCTTCGCGCCCACGGCGCTGGCCTCGATCTCGCTCAATGCCTTCTTCGAACGCCGCGAAGTGCGCGTGGCGCGCTTTGCCGCCACCGACTTCGCCGCACAGGTCAAGCCCACGGACGCCGACGTGGAAGCCTTCTACAACGCGAACCTCGGCAGCTTCCAGGCGCCGGAGCAGGCCGACATCGAATACCTCGTGCTCGACGCGGCCGCGCTGCAGAACGCGGTGGTGTTCAACGAAGGCGACCTGCGCACCTACTACGAGCAGAACGCACCGCGCCTCTCCGGCACCGAAGAGCGCCGCGCGAGCCACATCCTGCTGACCGTGCCCGCCGGTGCGTCGGCCGACGACAAGGCCGCCGTGCGCAAGCGCGCCGAAGAACTGTTGGCCCAGGTGCGCGCGAAGCCCGCGAGCTTTGCCGAGGTCGCCAAGGCCCAGTCGCAAGACCCCGGTTCGGCGGCCAAGGGCGGCGATCTCGGCTACTTCGACCGCAATGCCATGGTCAAGCCCTTCGCGGATGCGGTGTTCTCGATGCAGAAGGGCGCGATCTCGGACGTGGTGGAAAGCGATTTCGGTTTCCACATCGTCCAGCTCGCCGATATCAAGGCGCCACCCGTGCGCAGCTTCGAGTCGATGCGCCCGGAAATCGAAGCCGAGCTGAAAAAACAGCAGGCGCAGAAGCAATACGCCGAAGCGGCCGACACGTTCAGCAACCTGGTCTACGAACAAGCCGACTCGCTGCAGCCTGCGGCCGATCGCCTGAAGCTGCAGATCCGCAAGGCCACGGTGCAGCGCCAACCCCAGGCGGGTGCCACCGGCGCTTTGGCCAGCGAGCGGTTGCTGGGCGCGCTGTTCGACAGCGAGGCGCTCGACAAGAAGCGCAACACCGAGGCGATTGACACCGGTTCGGGCCAACTCGTGTCCGCACGTGTGGTCCAGCATTCGCCGGCACACACGCGTCCGCTGGCCGAAGTGAAGGAGCAGGTCCGCGCGCGTCTGGTGGCCGAGCGGTCGGCCGAGCTGGCACGCGCCCAGGGCGAGAAACAACTGGCCGCGTGGAAGTCTGGCACCGCCGCCACTGGCCTGGCGGCCGCCGTGACGGTCTCGCGCGAGAACCCGCAGGGCCTGACGCAACCGGTGCTGGACGCCGCGCTGCGCGCCGATCCGAAGCAACTGCCCGCCTGGGTGGGTGTGAACCTGGCCGGCGAAGGCTATGCGGTCGTGAAGGTCGAGCAGGTGCTGCCGCGCGACACGCGCAACGCACAGGCGCTGGCGCAGGAAGTGCAGCAATACAGCCAATGGTGGTCGTCGGCGGAGAACGAGGCGTACATCGAAACGCTCAAGGAGCGCTACAAGGCGCGCATCCTGGTGTCCCAGCCCGCGGCTGTGGCGGCAGGCCCCGCACGCTGA
- a CDS encoding HU family DNA-binding protein yields the protein MNKTELVEHIAKHADISKAAATRALDSTITAIRTTLKKGGTVSLVGFGSFAVTKRPARKGRNPRTGDEIKIKAAKVPKFRPGKALKDALN from the coding sequence GTGAATAAAACCGAACTCGTCGAACACATTGCCAAGCACGCCGACATCTCCAAGGCGGCTGCAACGCGTGCACTGGACTCCACCATCACCGCCATCCGCACCACCTTGAAAAAAGGCGGCACCGTGTCGCTGGTGGGCTTTGGCTCCTTCGCCGTGACCAAACGCCCGGCGCGCAAAGGTCGCAACCCACGCACGGGCGACGAGATTAAAATCAAGGCCGCCAAAGTGCCCAAGTTCCGCCCGGGCAAGGCACTGAAGGATGCTCTGAACTGA